One Myxococcales bacterium genomic region harbors:
- a CDS encoding ABC transporter ATP-binding protein, which yields MARRGARRGGARCRPGRVVRDGRGARTAGHRRGARRGHPRDRRRRGPGRDAARRPLRRASGALARSDRGARVILEAKGVSFTYPRGGAVFSELDVSLAKGEMVSLEGPSGSGKTTLLTVLAGLVRPTAGTVTLAGSRLDTLDDRGRARARRDHVGFVFQGYHLLTALTARQNVVEPMVLAGRPRKDAEARADATLERLGLRALASQRPAELSGGEKQRVAVARAIAPSPDVVFADEPTAALDFRTGQVVVGLLRDFATAGGTVLLVTHDTRLRPFVDRLLTMEDGRLSAPELSHEGRT from the coding sequence ATGGCAAGGCGCGGTGCTCGCCGGGGCGGGGCTCGCTGTCGGCCTGGTCGCGTCGTTCGCGACGGCCGCGGCGCTCGGACAGCTGGGCATCGCCGTGGTGCTCGACGCGGGCACCCTCGCGACCGGCGTCGTCGGGGCCCTGGTCGTGACGCTGCTCGCCGGCCTCTTCGCCGCGCGTCCGGTGCTCTCGCTCGATCCGACCGAGGTGCTCGCGTGATCCTCGAGGCGAAGGGTGTATCGTTCACGTACCCGCGGGGCGGGGCCGTCTTCTCCGAGCTCGACGTGTCGCTCGCGAAGGGCGAAATGGTGTCGCTCGAGGGGCCGTCGGGCTCCGGGAAGACGACGCTGCTCACCGTGCTCGCGGGGCTCGTGCGCCCAACGGCCGGCACCGTGACCCTCGCGGGCAGCCGCCTCGACACGCTCGACGACCGCGGGCGTGCGCGTGCGCGGAGGGACCACGTGGGCTTCGTGTTCCAGGGCTATCACCTGCTCACCGCGCTCACCGCGCGCCAGAACGTGGTCGAGCCCATGGTGCTCGCCGGGCGCCCCCGAAAGGACGCCGAGGCGCGCGCCGACGCCACCTTGGAGCGCCTCGGTCTCCGCGCGCTCGCGTCGCAGAGGCCCGCGGAGCTCTCGGGAGGTGAGAAACAACGTGTGGCGGTCGCGCGGGCGATCGCGCCCTCGCCCGACGTGGTGTTCGCCGACGAGCCCACGGCCGCGCTGGATTTCCGCACGGGGCAGGTGGTCGTCGGGCTCTTGCGCGACTTCGCGACCGCGGGCGGTACGGTGCTGCTCGTCACGCACGACACGCGCCTCCGACCGTTCGTCGACCGCCTGCTCACGATGGAGGATGGTCGGCTCTCCGCGCCGGAGCTCTCCCACGAAGGGCGAACATGA